A single window of bacterium DNA harbors:
- a CDS encoding T9SS type A sorting domain-containing protein yields MMWSRRLTLRMLLAIALTPIWGLPAVALVDCRVPLHDDSFTVDIETLHVVPDTLLPDAFNAVFDLYVNWEWGGENPWWPDSCAVALAKLIMPDLAAGIGPEDSYAHRTAQFFGVDSDTSYAGIHFGYWRKGVRHEQSHFGLVLHQVSSSALPSGWIYLGIKDRGLEPEAVAKDHFAHEWGHMCDYSSGASLLNGFPGFGDKWQYFEHTQDTPTYYTSGTEEFMAKSSEYYNGQVSEAWYGDFLESKYSVSLGRSDWHERCQMAFGGGDTDGGSRRWAFFPFSAYLQDHFADEGLLYDWIHEVITCGLQPQDSSNTCPHDFANLAIQLEADDYAGSFAQTSGDGRLRELFREFALAMWVNSDSLFAEGDNPEASVLLPEHPGASARTNFGYFMVDYDDQGSPGGNYCQNDALCLPYYVDVTEDVKEVTGPFMGSDFGCPEQDLRNFRRELTFDTYAFGILPFRADESVLESGRCHDLEVRIVLDDAVECFYEEDTLEWEASDNDYLHFWVVGYPEHRDSLDIYGAEAVLIDDAAYTDFAVGDTLAFTVPCFGSAYKAVTLVVSLTELEPSSGTAEAHVIPYHYVCWAADKSGDQTISADTTWEAEEGPFCLGGEVTVSSGKKLTIEPGTTIWCADPDSVDGEVGFVVNGRLELNGTAQAAVTLKPILNNWDGFTIGNGGALLAEHLVLSGLDGLACNPTADRVGILDSDITLTASSSVTGMDFSEADTVLVEGCNVQGGATIVLGDGDQLSNVEIHQRSGAGWTAIQLDGDATLDDVLIYSASTAVKCLSGNPELENVSANSTVSCQMAVTSGLRAVGTADVTVSNCTFDGFCRAIRLDDSAQAYVRQTRVNDAGDIGIYVGGKNARADFGYIINPPVAGMYGDDCIDTADPNDYRVYSRSKYVCMAEGNYWGTDSPTSSLFYGNVAWADSILEECPGGSGGPGLSIIAAPLALVDPLHLGPPVPNPFNPSCELRFTLPATGASSSLAIYDLSGRRLATLFSGRADGREHSLRWDGRDAEGRAMSSGVYFARLQIGAESQSRKLVVVK; encoded by the coding sequence ATGATGTGGAGCAGAAGGCTAACTTTGAGGATGCTTCTCGCGATTGCGCTGACCCCCATTTGGGGCCTGCCGGCAGTCGCCCTCGTTGACTGCCGTGTTCCTTTGCACGACGATTCGTTCACCGTTGATATCGAAACACTGCATGTCGTGCCAGACACCCTTCTCCCAGATGCGTTCAATGCGGTATTCGACCTTTACGTGAATTGGGAATGGGGTGGCGAGAATCCCTGGTGGCCGGATAGCTGTGCAGTTGCGCTCGCCAAGCTCATCATGCCTGACCTCGCCGCAGGCATCGGGCCAGAGGATTCGTATGCTCACCGCACGGCGCAGTTCTTCGGCGTCGATAGCGATACTAGCTACGCAGGCATCCACTTCGGCTACTGGCGCAAGGGGGTACGGCACGAGCAAAGCCACTTCGGACTCGTGCTTCACCAAGTGTCGTCATCGGCCCTGCCTAGCGGCTGGATCTACCTTGGAATCAAAGACCGCGGCCTCGAACCCGAGGCTGTGGCCAAGGACCACTTCGCTCACGAATGGGGACACATGTGCGACTACTCATCGGGGGCGAGCCTCTTGAATGGCTTCCCGGGCTTCGGCGACAAATGGCAGTACTTCGAGCATACCCAGGACACCCCAACCTACTATACGAGCGGAACCGAGGAGTTCATGGCGAAGAGCTCGGAGTACTACAACGGCCAGGTCAGCGAAGCGTGGTACGGCGACTTCCTCGAGTCAAAGTACTCGGTGAGTTTGGGTCGAAGCGACTGGCATGAACGCTGTCAAATGGCCTTCGGGGGCGGTGACACGGATGGCGGCAGCCGCCGCTGGGCGTTCTTCCCATTCTCTGCCTATCTCCAAGATCACTTCGCTGACGAAGGCCTGCTCTACGACTGGATCCACGAGGTTATAACCTGTGGCCTGCAGCCTCAGGACTCCTCGAACACCTGCCCACACGACTTCGCGAACCTCGCGATTCAACTTGAAGCGGACGACTACGCCGGCTCCTTTGCCCAGACATCCGGCGATGGCCGGCTGCGGGAGCTGTTCCGCGAGTTTGCACTCGCGATGTGGGTCAACTCGGACAGCCTCTTTGCAGAAGGAGACAATCCCGAAGCCTCCGTCCTCCTGCCGGAGCACCCAGGGGCGAGCGCCAGGACGAACTTCGGGTACTTCATGGTCGACTACGATGATCAGGGCAGCCCGGGCGGCAACTACTGCCAGAACGATGCCCTCTGCCTGCCGTACTACGTCGATGTCACGGAGGACGTGAAGGAGGTAACGGGGCCATTCATGGGGTCGGACTTCGGCTGCCCAGAGCAGGATCTTCGCAACTTCCGCCGCGAGCTGACTTTCGACACTTACGCCTTCGGCATCCTGCCCTTCCGCGCCGACGAATCGGTTCTCGAGTCTGGCCGCTGCCATGACCTCGAGGTTCGAATCGTCCTCGACGATGCGGTCGAGTGCTTCTACGAGGAGGATACCTTGGAGTGGGAGGCGAGCGACAACGACTACCTTCACTTCTGGGTGGTGGGCTACCCAGAGCACAGGGATAGCCTCGACATCTATGGCGCGGAGGCTGTGCTGATCGATGATGCCGCGTACACTGACTTCGCGGTAGGCGACACGCTCGCCTTCACGGTGCCCTGCTTCGGCAGCGCCTACAAGGCGGTCACGCTCGTGGTCTCGCTCACCGAACTGGAACCGTCAAGCGGCACGGCCGAGGCCCACGTGATTCCCTACCACTACGTCTGCTGGGCGGCGGACAAGAGCGGCGACCAGACGATCAGTGCCGACACCACCTGGGAAGCCGAGGAGGGGCCCTTTTGCCTAGGCGGGGAGGTCACCGTCAGCAGTGGTAAGAAGCTGACGATTGAGCCGGGAACGACCATCTGGTGCGCGGATCCGGACTCGGTTGACGGTGAGGTTGGCTTCGTTGTCAACGGACGGCTTGAGCTGAATGGCACCGCGCAGGCGGCAGTAACGCTCAAGCCGATTCTGAACAACTGGGACGGCTTCACGATCGGCAACGGAGGCGCTCTCCTCGCCGAGCACCTTGTGCTCAGCGGCCTGGACGGCCTGGCGTGCAACCCGACAGCCGATCGGGTGGGGATCCTGGATAGTGATATCACCCTCACGGCGAGCAGCTCGGTTACCGGCATGGACTTCAGCGAAGCCGACACCGTGCTAGTTGAGGGATGCAATGTCCAAGGAGGCGCGACGATTGTACTCGGCGATGGCGACCAGCTCAGTAACGTCGAGATCCACCAGCGGAGTGGTGCCGGGTGGACGGCCATCCAACTCGACGGCGACGCGACGCTCGATGACGTACTGATCTACAGCGCCAGCACGGCAGTCAAGTGCCTCAGTGGCAACCCCGAACTAGAGAACGTGAGCGCCAACAGCACGGTGAGCTGCCAGATGGCAGTGACGTCTGGGCTCAGGGCGGTGGGCACCGCAGATGTGACCGTGAGCAATTGCACCTTCGATGGATTCTGCCGCGCTATCCGCCTGGATGACTCGGCCCAGGCCTACGTGCGGCAGACCCGGGTCAATGATGCCGGGGACATCGGTATCTACGTCGGCGGCAAGAATGCCCGCGCCGACTTCGGCTACATCATCAACCCGCCGGTCGCCGGCATGTACGGCGACGACTGTATCGACACGGCCGACCCCAACGACTACCGGGTCTACAGCCGCAGCAAATACGTCTGCATGGCCGAAGGCAACTACTGGGGCACGGATAGCCCGACTTCGAGCCTCTTCTATGGCAACGTCGCCTGGGCGGATTCAATCCTCGAAGAATGCCCCGGCGGCTCGGGCGGCCCAGGGCTGAGCATCATCGCCGCGCCGCTGGCTCTGGTCGATCCGCTGCACCTCGGCCCGCCGGTGCCCAATCCCTTCAACCCGAGCTGCGAGCTGCGCTTTACGCTGCCCGCAACCGGCGCGTCCTCGAGTCTGGCGATCTACGACCTCAGCGGCCGGCGGCTCGCCACGCTCTTCAGCGGCCGGGCGGACGGCCGGGAGCACAGCCTGCGCTGGGATGGTCGGGATGCCGAAGGCCGAGCGATGAGCTCGGGAGTCTACTTCGCTCGGCTCCAGATCGGCGCCGAGAGCCAAAGCCGCAAACTCGTGGTTGTGAAGTAG
- a CDS encoding amidohydrolase: MDTLSPSLTAQERQGLIRLRRDFHRHPELGFQEKRTAGVIAETLRGLGLAPTTGVAETGVVAMIGSAAGGRTLLLRADMDALPIEEDGNKEYRSGFTGVMHACGHDGHSATLLTACSALQREAAALKGGRVKAIFQPAEEGAGGAKRMIAEGVLESPRVDAALGLHYWSILPTGKVGVTAGPTMAAVDEFHLTVIGKGGHAAHPQEARDPVVAGAALVSALQTLVSRRSDPLASVVVTVAEFHAGSAFNIIPAEARLAGTVRCFDKAIWEEIPTLIEHTAAGICHAHGCDYRLDYQRLNIPLVNDAAMAALVRETAAELLGAENVVEVRTLGGEDMADYLDRVPGCFFFVGAGNTAKGITASHHHPAFDLDEDALAIGAELLVRCARRYLAG, encoded by the coding sequence ATGGACACCCTGAGCCCGAGTCTCACCGCACAGGAGCGCCAGGGGCTCATCCGCCTGCGCCGCGACTTCCATCGCCATCCCGAGCTCGGCTTCCAGGAGAAGCGCACGGCGGGGGTCATCGCCGAGACCCTGCGCGGGCTCGGCCTCGCGCCCACCACCGGCGTGGCCGAGACGGGCGTCGTCGCCATGATCGGCAGCGCCGCCGGCGGACGCACGCTGCTCCTGCGCGCGGACATGGACGCGCTGCCGATCGAGGAAGACGGTAACAAGGAGTACCGCTCCGGCTTCACCGGCGTGATGCACGCCTGCGGCCACGACGGCCACTCGGCCACCCTGCTCACAGCCTGCTCCGCGCTGCAGCGCGAGGCGGCCGCGCTGAAGGGCGGGCGCGTGAAGGCCATCTTCCAGCCGGCCGAGGAGGGCGCGGGCGGCGCCAAGCGCATGATCGCCGAGGGCGTGCTGGAGTCCCCGCGCGTTGACGCCGCGCTCGGCCTGCACTACTGGAGCATCCTGCCCACGGGCAAGGTCGGCGTGACGGCCGGGCCGACGATGGCCGCCGTCGACGAGTTCCATCTCACGGTGATCGGGAAGGGCGGCCACGCCGCGCACCCGCAGGAGGCGCGCGATCCGGTGGTGGCCGGCGCGGCTTTGGTGAGCGCGCTGCAGACGCTGGTCTCGCGGCGCAGCGATCCGCTCGCCTCGGTGGTGGTGACCGTGGCCGAGTTCCACGCCGGCTCGGCCTTCAACATCATCCCGGCCGAGGCGCGGCTCGCGGGCACGGTGCGCTGCTTCGACAAGGCGATCTGGGAGGAGATTCCCACGCTGATCGAGCACACGGCCGCCGGCATCTGCCACGCGCACGGCTGCGATTACCGGCTCGACTACCAGCGCCTGAACATCCCGCTGGTCAACGACGCGGCGATGGCCGCGCTCGTGCGCGAGACGGCGGCCGAGCTGCTGGGCGCCGAGAACGTGGTCGAGGTGCGCACGCTGGGCGGCGAGGACATGGCCGACTACCTGGACCGCGTGCCGGGCTGCTTCTTCTTCGTCGGTGCGGGCAATACCGCGAAGGGCATCACGGCGAGCCACCACCATCCCGCCTTCGATCTGGACGAGGACGCGCTCGCCATCGGCGCCGAGCTGCTCGTGCGCTGCGCGCGGCGCTACCTGGCGGGATGA
- a CDS encoding ABC transporter substrate-binding protein, translating into MPAPADALEILLGHSPDPDDAFMFYGLAKGFVNAGPYRFTHILQDIETLNRRALAGELHISAVSIHAYAYLQDRYALLACGASMGDGYGPMLVARPGLTLAEATRHKIAVPGTLTSAFLALRLAIGDFDYTVLPFDRITEAVAAGEFDAGLIIHEGQLTYASEGLALLLDLGVWWGAETGGLPLPLGGNAVRRDLGPARMRELNGILKASIAYGLAHRDEAVAYALGFGRGLDLALADRFVGMYVNALTLDYGERGRRSIALFLERAHQRGYLERPIAVEFIS; encoded by the coding sequence ATGCCCGCCCCCGCGGACGCGCTCGAGATCCTGCTCGGCCACAGCCCCGACCCCGACGACGCCTTCATGTTCTACGGCCTCGCCAAGGGCTTCGTCAACGCGGGGCCCTATCGCTTCACGCACATCCTGCAGGACATCGAGACGCTCAACCGCCGCGCGCTGGCCGGCGAGCTGCACATCAGCGCCGTGTCGATCCACGCCTACGCCTACTTGCAGGATCGCTACGCGCTGCTCGCCTGCGGGGCCAGCATGGGCGACGGCTACGGCCCCATGCTGGTCGCGCGTCCGGGCCTCACGCTCGCCGAGGCCACGCGGCACAAGATCGCCGTGCCCGGCACGCTGACCAGCGCCTTTCTCGCCCTGCGCCTGGCGATCGGCGACTTCGACTACACGGTGCTCCCCTTCGATCGCATCACCGAGGCCGTGGCGGCCGGGGAGTTCGACGCCGGGCTCATCATCCACGAGGGGCAGCTCACCTACGCGAGCGAGGGGCTGGCCTTGCTGCTCGACCTCGGTGTCTGGTGGGGCGCCGAAACCGGCGGCCTGCCGCTGCCCCTCGGCGGCAACGCCGTGCGCCGCGATCTCGGCCCCGCGCGCATGCGCGAACTGAACGGGATTCTCAAGGCGAGCATCGCCTACGGGCTGGCGCACCGAGACGAGGCGGTGGCTTACGCGCTCGGCTTCGGGCGTGGGCTGGATCTGGCCCTCGCCGACCGCTTTGTGGGGATGTACGTCAACGCGCTCACGCTCGACTACGGCGAGCGCGGGCGGCGCAGCATCGCGCTCTTCCTCGAGCGCGCGCATCAGCGCGGCTACCTCGAACGGCCGATCGCCGTGGAGTTCATCAGCTAG
- a CDS encoding Rieske 2Fe-2S domain-containing protein → MKHGEFIRVCSLDEVPAGEARAFTVEGYDIAIFNTGDELYAIENRCPHMGAELAEGEMIDRTVCCHEHGWVIDLETGEVVDQEESGVATFPVQVKDGEILVQLA, encoded by the coding sequence ATGAAGCACGGCGAGTTCATCCGGGTTTGCTCCCTCGACGAAGTGCCCGCGGGCGAGGCGCGCGCCTTCACCGTCGAGGGCTACGACATTGCCATCTTCAACACCGGCGACGAGCTCTACGCCATCGAGAACCGCTGCCCGCACATGGGCGCCGAGCTGGCCGAGGGCGAGATGATCGACCGCACCGTCTGCTGCCACGAGCACGGCTGGGTGATCGACCTGGAGACCGGCGAGGTGGTGGACCAGGAGGAATCGGGCGTCGCCACCTTCCCCGTGCAGGTGAAGGACGGCGAGATCCTCGTGCAGCTCGCCTAG